From the Diospyros lotus cultivar Yz01 chromosome 13, ASM1463336v1, whole genome shotgun sequence genome, one window contains:
- the LOC127788033 gene encoding uncharacterized protein LOC127788033, giving the protein MARGRNARSSDAIADLLENHHNQPHDDPLVMGSVAPATETLVPLATRVTTGMPPRAPAQPVAPTVGVEAVQAWQQRQEALESTVRQLAEAVRALARAQPQMVPRQPESLSPRRPRHPREERPPPNEREADRVPSPERSVNSSNSRSKDADLPSRRSPGRGSRRSQLQRSVDQDTAVEELLQRVQELEARQRVRDQNSGYGERTPFTKEVELEALPKRFKVSSIPQYNGDSDPYDHLDAFNVQMDLQTTSSLVKCRYRALRRQLAPPCHLATVFQRSGESLKDYIAKFRREVSNVKSPSDESILTAISAGLRKDGILYESIYKSPVGDLGEFYERAAKEIRWEEAFRKKPAGHREEVGSSNRDGKRSDGGNRKDNRGERSNNQVAKRARREEQEDRPLRQGRFNNYTALSDSQERIFAMERRREDFGRPNPIKTPNKFRNREKFCAYHNEVGHDTSECYALKDAIEELIRRGRLRDYVVRPANQPPQQANQQRPPPEDERAPVVRTIYTIHGGPHLAGTSNRLHERYVREANHVLVAGSSEQMGSSKRARMAVKEITFSEEDARDIHWPHNDALVIRAHIGNMEVRRIMVDTGSSVNVMYRACFDQMGLGPEQLGPSPEPLFGFTGDAIVPMGRVKLPFTIGGEGREATALAEFLIIDCPSAYNVVLGRPVMNELDMVTSTRALTVKFPTTNGTGCVRGEQHLTRCCYEDAVKMGTRGKKVNVVTEGAQRPSSRSGVSYDLDPREVDCDKATGPVEELEEVPISEVDAERCLKLRKNLAPEVKCQLIEFLKTNLDVFAWNHEDMVGIAPEVMSHRLNIDPSYKPVRQKRRPMTLERYAALKEEVDKLLANGFIREAHYPVWVANPVLVKKKNGKWRTCVDFTNLNKACPKDSFPLPRIDQLVDATAGHQLLSFMDDYSGYNQIPMNPNEEEHTSFITDRGLYCYKVMPFGLKNAGATYQRLVNMMFEAQIGKTMEVYVDDMLVKSEQVADHVRNLGETFKILRSYNMKLNPLKCAFGMASGRFLGFMVNSRGIEANPEKIKALLYMRSPVRMKDVQSLTGQVAALSRFISKATDKCIPFFNTLRKAQGFSWSEECELAFQQLKEYMGQAPLLSKPRDGEKLVIYLGVSAHALSAALVREEEGVQYPVYYISKRLVDAETRYTSMEKLAYCLVIASRKLRPYFQAHQIDVLTKYPLRQILQKPDTSGRLLKWAIELAQFDLEYKPRVAIKG; this is encoded by the exons atggcaagaggaaggaatgCACGAAGCTCTGACGCAATCGCCGATTTACTTGAAAATCATCACAACCAACCGCACGATGATCCACTTGTCATGGGATCCGTCGCCCCCGCGACGGAAACCCTGGTTCCACTGGCTACCAGAGTCACTACCGGAATGCCCCCACGGGCTCCGGCCCAACCTGTCGCCCCAACCGTCGGAGTAGAGGCGGTTCAGGCCTGGCAGCAGCGTCAGGAGGCTCTGGAGAGTACTGTTAGGCAGCTCGCTGAGGCGGTCAGGGCCCTTGCCCGAGCCCAGCCGCAAATGGTCCCGAGACAACCAGAGTCGCTGTCACCTCGAAGACCTCGCCACCCGCGAGAGGAAAGACCCCCGCCAAACGAAAGAGAAGCCGATAGAGTTCCTTCGCCAGAAAGGTCAGTAAATTCCTCTAATTCAAGGTCCAAGGATGCGGACCTCCCGTCACGTCGCTCACCGGGGAGAGGAAGCAGGAGATCGCAGCTCCAACGGTCTGTGGACCAGGACACCGCCGTCGAGGAGTTGCTCCAAAGGGTGCAAGAACTGGAGGCACGACAAAGAGTTCGTGACCAAAATAGTGGCTACGGAGAACGTACGCCATTCACAAAGGAAGTTGAACTCGAAGCTCTCCCCAAGAGATTCAAGGTTTCGAGCATACCACAGTACAACGGAGATAGCGATCCCTATGACCACCTAGACGCATTCAATGTCCAGATGGATCTGCAGACCACCAGCTCGCTGGTGAAGTGCCGG TACAGAGCTCTGAGACGGCAGCTCGCCCCGCCGTGCCACCTCGCCACGGTCTTCCAAAGGTCGGGCGAGTCCCTCAAAGATTACATCGCCAAGTTCCGGCGCGAGGTGAGTAACGTTAAAAgtccctcggatgaaagtatccttACGGCCATCTCGGCAGGTCTCAGGAAAGACGGGAtactctacgagagcatctataAATCCCCCGTTGGGGATCTGggagaattctatgaacgagctgcAAAGGAGATCCGGTGGGAAGAAGCGTTCAGGAAGAAGCCCGCCGGACATAGAGAGGAAGTCGGAAGCTCTAACCGAGACGGGAAAAGGAGCGACGGGGGAAACAGAAAGGACAACCGAGGAGAGCGGTCTAACAATCAGGTAGCCAAGCGAGCTCGGCGGGAAGAACAAGAGGACCGACCTCTGAGACAAGGCCGTTTCAACAACTATACGGCCCTATCAGATTctcaagaaaggatcttcgccatggaaaggagaagagaggattTTGGGAGGCCAAACCCAATAAAAACTCCCAACAAGTTCAGAAATAGGGAGAAGTTTTGTGCATATCACAACGAGGTGGGGCACGACACCTCTGAATGTTACGCTTTGAAGGATGCAATTGAAGAACTGATTCGAAGGGGCCGGCTGCGAGACTATGTGGTGCGACCTGCAAATCAGCCACCACAGCAGGCGAATCAACAACGACCGCCCCCCGAGGATGAGCGCGCACCAGTAGTTCGGACGATCTATACGATCCACGGCGGTCCTCACCTCGCAGGCACATCGAACAGGTTGCACGAAAGGTATGTACGTGAGGCTAATCATGTCCTAGTGGCAGGATCTAGCGAGCAGATGGGATCATCAAAGCGAGCTAGGATGGCAGTGAAAGAAATCACTTTCTCCGAGGAGGACGCCAGGGACATACACTGGCCGCACAATGACGCCCTCGTCATTCGCGCTCACATCGGCAACATGGAGGTGCGAAGAATAATGGTGGACACCGGCAGCTCGGTGAACGTGATGTACAGGGCCTGTTTCGACCAGATGGGACTCGGGCCCGAACAGTTGGGCCCATCCCCAGAGCCACTTTTCGGGTTCACGGGAGATGCAATCGTCCCCATGGGACGAGTTAAGCTCCCATTCACAATTGGGGGCGAAGGTCGTGAAGCCACAGCGCTTGCGGAGTTTCTGATcattgactgcccctcagcatacaacgtcgtgcTCGGGAGGCCGGTGATGAACGAGCTGGATATGGTCACCTCGACCAGAGCGCTGACCGTCAAGTTTCCAACCACCAACGGAACTGGATGCGTGCGGGGAGAGCAGCACCTCACAAGATGTTGCTACGAGGACGCGGTCAAGATGGGGACCagaggaaagaaagtaaatgtgGTCACAGAGGGAGCGCAGCGACCTTCAAGTCGGAGCGGGGTGAGTTACGACCTGGATCCCAGAGAAGTGGATTGCGACAAGGCCACCGGCCCGGTGGAAGAACTTGAAGAGGTCCCGATCAGCGAGGTGGACGCTGAAAGATGCCTGAAGCTCAGGAAGAATCtggcccccgaggtaaaatgcCAACTTATTGAATTCCTTAAGACTAACCTGGATGTGTTTGCGTGGAATCACGAAGACATGGTGGGGATAGCACCGGAGGTCATGTCACACAGACTCAACATAGACCCCAGCTACAAGCCggtgcgccagaagaggagacCGATGACTCTAGAACGCTACGCCGCCCTTAAAGAGGAGGTGGATAAGCTCCTGGCTAATGGGTTTATCAGAGAGGCTCACTACCCAGTCTGGGTAGCCAACCCAGTGCTGGTGAAAAAGAAgaacgggaagtggaggacctgcgtCGACTTCACCAACTTAAATAAAGCCTGCCCGAAGGACAGTTTCCCCCTCCCAAGAATtgaccagctcgtggatgcaacagcGGGGCATcagctcctcagtttcatggacgACTACTCGGGatacaaccagatccccatgaatCCTAACGAGGAGGAACACACGTCGTTTATCACCGATCGCGGGCTATACTGTTATAAGGTCATGCCGTTCGGGTTGAAGAATGCTGGGGCGACCTACCAGAGACTTGTGAACATGATGTTCGAAGCGCAGATTGGGAAAACAATGGAGGTATACGTTGACGATATGCTGGTTAAGTCTGAGCAGGTCGCAGATCATGTTCGTAATTTGGGAGAAACATTCAAGATCCTCAGGAGCTACAATATGAAGCTGAACCCACTAAAATGTGCATTTGGGATGGCTTCCGGGAGGTTCTTGGGATTCATGGTCAACAGCAGAGGTATCGAGGCCAATCCAGAAAAAATAAAGGCCCTTTTGTATATGAGGTCGCCTGTAAGAATGAAGGACGTGCAGAGCCTAACCGGCCAGGTCGCTGCACTAAGCCGATTTATCTCCAAGGCAACCGACAAGTGCATCCCTTTCTTCAATACGTTACGAAAAGCCCAAGGTTTCAGTTGGAGTGAGGAGTGCGAGCTCGCCTTCCAGCAGCTGAAGGAGTATATGGGGCAAGCTCCGCTGCTTTCAAAACCCCGAGATGGGGAAAAACTGGTGATCTACTTAGGAGTGTCGGCGCATGCTCTCAGCGCAGCCTTGGTTCGGGAGGAAGAAGGGGTGCAATACCCCGTTTATTATATTAGCAAGAGGTTGGTGGACGCAGAAACGAGGTACACATCGATGGAGAAGCTCGCATACTGCTTGGTCATAGCATCGAGGAAATTACGTCCTTATTTCCAGGCTCATCAGATCGATGTTCTAACTAAGTACCCCTTGAGGCAGATTTTGCAGAAGCCAGACACATCGGGCCGCCTGCTGAAATGGGcaattgagctcgctcagttcgacttGGAATACAAACCAAGAGTGGCAATCAAGGGGTAG